Proteins encoded together in one Vicinamibacteria bacterium window:
- the purS gene encoding phosphoribosylformylglycinamidine synthase subunit PurS, with product MKANIIVRLKPAVHDPQGETISNALKQLGYEQAVSVRQGKFFELSLDTDSREEAQRLAQEVARRLLANPVLEVFEVEVQG from the coding sequence ATGAAGGCCAACATCATCGTGAGGCTCAAGCCGGCGGTGCACGACCCCCAGGGCGAGACGATCTCGAACGCCTTGAAGCAGCTGGGGTACGAGCAAGCCGTTTCCGTGCGGCAGGGCAAGTTCTTCGAGCTCAGCCTGGACACGGACTCGCGCGAAGAGGCGCAAAGGCTCGCCCAGGAGGTCGCCCGGCGGCTCCTCGCCAACCCCGTTCTCGAGGTGTTCGAGGTGGAGGTTCAAGGTTAG